In the genome of Columba livia isolate bColLiv1 breed racing homer chromosome 1, bColLiv1.pat.W.v2, whole genome shotgun sequence, the window CTAGTATTCGCTCTAGTTCCTCACGCTTTGCACGCTCTTCTTCCTAAAGGGGAGGACAGGGCAAGATGTTagtaaagtaaaatattaattcctGCATGTTCACTAATCTTTCTCAGAATTCTTCTGTGAACTGACTTAAAGTGGCAGCTTTACAGCCACCTATTTTGTCTCACAACGGTAAACTGTGCAGCCACTAAAACTGGTTTCTAGTACTCAATTTATATCACCCCGCCCAGTCCAAACAGCAACCAACTAAACCCTCCCTAATCATAGAATCCTGACAATTTATTACTAGAACTTTAACATCACACAAATCAACAAGGACAACTACAAAAACTGGATAGTATTTAccaaattaaaaagtaatatagaaaatataaataaagtgAATAGTTTGTCTCACCAATTAAGTATACCTACGTATTCTTTACCTATACTCCTTTAATCAGCATTAAAAGTTGAATATTTACTGTCTTGTCCAGTGTCCTGCAGAGTGTGCTCCTCGGCTGCCATACGCGCCAGCTTCCTCTTTAAAATGATTTGTACTGTTAGCTTGGCAATACCTGCATCAGCAGCTCAACCATTTATAAAGAAACAACATACAAGGAAGGCTGAGCTGAGGAATGCAGATGTTTATGAtaagaaggaacaaaaatatgtaaatcaTTCCTAAGGCAAAcaattaataagaaaaatacatttactgTTAGTGAAAAATACAAATGGCAATCCATACTTCATGGAGCTATGGGCTTCCTTCATGGGGAGAATGGACTTAACATTCAGTATTTTGACAATTTTAAGACAGCTGAAACTGTCATTTGCAGTCTGAACTTGGAATTCAGGAGTCCAGGGAAGACAAGATCAGGAAATAAAGCCTTGTAATTGTTGTTTTCTTGGTGAAATTTATGGAATTCTTTTATGCAACTCATAAATATGAAGACTGCGTGAAAGTTTTTGAGGTGTTTCAGTTCACGTAATATATATCcagattattttaatatttggaaGATTTAAAGTTAGCCAGAGGTTTGTGtctgtgcaagaaaaaaaagttaatatgaACAAAGCAAGCATACGAAGAGAAAACTTCTTACTATGACTAGTAACCAGCTACTAGCTAGCACACTTCACTCCAGGCATGGAAGTTTATTATGTGTTACAAACAACTGATGGGAATTCTCGACACCACATCAACAATAGCAAAAATACttataaaaaacccaaaaaggcATCCATCTGAACAAATTAAAACCTCTATACATGAAGCATTTGCTGACTACAAACATCTAAATTCAACTTAAACTCTTAGTAAGGTTTGAATTTGCAAAACAAGTGTAATATTCTTAATATTCTTCATATTTGTTTCAACTCAGTGTtccaggttttttgtttgttttttaatctaaaGATATTACGGTACAGAAAAGCCATGCTTAGTATGGAGGGGAAAGCTTCATTGCTATTGTCTTCCCTTTTGTAAGCCAATCAAAacattaatttcaaataaaatgtgtaGAAGGTACAGAGTGAAAAAAGCATTTGAGACTTCGGATTATTTAGCACGATTTCCCTTTACAGCTTAAAAGTTTGTCCTGAAATTTCTGGATCCTGGAATGATTGGTGCAGGCAGGCATCAAAGCCTTTAGTAGCAAATTACTGTCTCACAGAAAGACATTTTCAGCTTCTGCTCCAGCTGccgatttaaaaaagaaaaaatacacaaaacacaaaaacccaagTCACATGTTCAGCTTGACTTCAGACAAGGGCAACCTGCTCTTTTATAacttctagggaaaaaaaaaaaaaaggagttgtTAGTAGTTATTAAAAATGGATATAATGATTTGGACATAGATCCTTCATGAAGACGTGGGTGGGCTTATACTCGAAGTCCCAGAATTAGTCCAACGTACGCTCAAGGAAAACgttcattttaaatgaagagTAAGAAACCTATTTGTTAAAGACAGGTACTGCAGCTCACTGCTGGACCCTGCTTTTTGCCTGACTGAAGGCAAAAGCCTCTTACAGTCTAggtaaacaaaatgaaacaaatgaagGATACATAATTACAGATTTTCAATACCcttccccaaaaatgaaaggatagCTGATAAATCCTGCAGCCATGGCAAAAGTTTCACACAATTCTGAAATATGTAGGTCAGTTCCATTAAAAATCAACTATCCTTGTTCAGGTTTTAGGAGAATAACTGTTTAAGTATCAGTGAGCTCCTCTGAATAGGCTAGAAATTAAGTTTCGCAGCAATGCAAGCTTATACGAGAAGGGAATTAGATTTGCTGTATTCCATCTCTTTCTGAACCGAACAGGAGGCACAAACCGACACTGAAAGTTTTGCCATGGACTGTCTCTACTTTCCAAACGACCGAGCGTTACCTCTCTGGCTTTTTGTGCTGCAAGTTCAGCTTGTCGCTGTCGCTCGAGTTCTTCGAGCAACTGTTTTTCCATGATGCGCTTAGCCTCCTCCACCCTGCGGAGAACCTCTCGCTCAATCtcatccttccttttctccaactCTTCTTCTACACGTTTAGCCACAAGCTCTTCCACTCTTCGAGCAGTTTCTTCCTCTATGAGTTTCTCTTCAATTTCTTGTTGACGACTACAAAATGCAAACATGAGGATTAGCTTTTTAATCCATAAAGAATGGTTACACTGAAACAAACTCTTTCAAATACACAGCATCAGCCACCCTACTTTCAAACCGCTTTTTAACAGTTTTATATGTTATACACACAGattatatatttaaagaatGTTTTGCCCTACATTTAAGGAAAATGAATATTCAGGCATACAGTGTTCCTATCACAGGGAACCCATTCAGACCATACCATAGTTGGTATTTCTTCATATCTTGAGACACTAAGCTTAAGCAGATAGCTTATCATACTACTACTGCTACCCCACCCAACTTTCATCATCCTTCAGGAATTTAAATGGTCTCAATTTTAAGCCACATGTAGCAATAATATCTTGTAAAATCTTGTCTTAAAGCCACCACCTCAGAGGCACCAAACTAACCTCTAATAAcaaaaacagaagacagaagCAATTAAACTTGtaatttgaatattttcacaaGAATTCCAGGTGTTGCATCTGTAATCTAGTTATCAAATCATTTATCTTATCAAATTGCAAATACCTCAGGTCTCCTTAACCTCTTTATTGCAGCACTCTGTTTCTACTGTAATTATCCAAAGTAAAATATACCAGTACCAAGCACTAAGTAAATCCTTGCAAACTTTACAGTTTTCTATGCTCTTAATTTTGTAAGTGTTTTCAAATGTCtttgtgtctttatttttgtttagcaGCAGCAATATCACTTAGCCTTATCACTGCTGtaagttttccttaaaaatgatacaaaaatatTAGGTCAATGTGAAGGTTTATTaccaaatgcagaaaaaaatcttccagaAAGCAATTACTATTGCTATGGCAATTAGGTATCCAAAGACCAACAAAATTGAATACTGTATAATTATGTTTCACGTAGTACATATAGtactctttatttatttagaacTATTATGAGATTTGAGAAGGCTGTTCTTTTTAACCTTGAAATTGAACCTTCAATTTAAGTATTCTGTGAAGTATGAACAATCTTATAAGCTTATCTTCTGGCCTGTCAGCAGCAGAAATCCATGATTTAGAATAACAACTACTGTTGTAATATCCTAATATTCTGTCACTTTCATAGAATGTTTGCATTTTCCTATCTTATAAACCCATAAAGACATAAAACCAacccattgaaaaaaaaaaaaaaaaaaaaagaagctacaGGACCTACTAAGTTCCAGTGTACAATTTGCAAACACGCAACAGAAGATACTGACGTATGGGTTACTGAGGTGAAAGGCTCCCAATTTCTCCTGTTTGTGTatcttattttcaaaagtgtGCCAAAACAGAAGGGTAGTCCATTTCCTTCAGTAAAAAGTTTTAGAACCCTCAACTTTAACATTCAGCGCAGAAGACAAATTTTATTCTTAAGTTCCTCAAGAGATAGCAAACTTATCTGGTGGCACATTAGGCCAGCATTCACTTTTCCTAAAGTGATGCAAAATACCTTGTAGcgattttttcagaaaaaaaaaagcaaaactaggCCACCAGCACAATCTAGAAAAACGCACCAACCTCCTTCTGTTAGTGTCTCTGCCAAGCCACTACCTGCAATCCTTTTTAGACAAGTTTTTATATATGCTTTATATACTAAATACCCTTTTAACTTTAaaggtttttcttccctcttatGAGTATTTATTCAGCAGTAAGTACCCTCACTGTCCTGTACTGAAACAGCCTGGCATACGTGAGAGGCTGCTCTACAGAAACCATTCTTCAGAAAGCCTGTAATCACATGTTTTATTCAACTATTTTAGCTTTACATTTAACATCAGGGAAATCTAGAATAAAAATTAGCTAATTGAATAAGATAGTACatagttacaaaaaaaaaaaaaaaaacaaacaaccctgaCACTCATGTCTGAAATAAGTTTTCAAATATCCTCAGCAATTGATGATGCACTCAAATTAAGCACTGTGCCTGCACGTTTCATTCTTCTTACCCAAACAAATTTCATTCAAATTTAATTAAACCAAACTAATGTATCTTTTCACATTCATAGGCAATAACaaaattacaaatatataataatatatataatggGTTTGAGTTTATCAAGAAAATCAAATTCTAAACACAGATAGGAATCTCAGTGATTTATTCTGTAGCTTataccaacttttttttttttttttaattgcatgaaCTTACAATAGTTCATACACAGGTGTAAGTTTATAATCATGACCTACTGGGCCATGACTCCAGAGTGAGATAAGTCATTAATGTAAAAGTATTCTACTACATTTAATTCACTTCTTAAagacttgtttaaaaaaatctgcagataAGAAACTGCTTACATTTCAGCAGAtttctaaagggaaaaaaaaaaaatcatatttgcaACACCTTTACAGAAAACTAACATTATAGGAAAATGCATAAGTTAGGCTACATATTAAGATTTGAACAGACGAGAAGAAAATCACTTCCAATACATGAACTGTCCTCTAGTTAATTCAGTCAGCAAGAGTATACGCTAACATATATAACACAATTTACAGATGACTTACTAATATACCATAGTTTTCTACTTTAATGTtatattgatttaaaaaaaaaattaaaatggaagtaTCAAATTCTATACCAGATCTTTTCCAATATTGTTTCTCTCTCTAGAGTTTACTATTCTGTTGCCAATATCACTCAAATGTCATATTCCTCCTATACAGACTTCATGAGCATTTTGATATTTCAAAGCTAACTTACATAGAAAGCTTGCTCACATATGAACTAAACCAGTTCCAGCATACTAAGATAAACTATACACCATATTCTCAAATTGTTAACCACATTACAATTCATCATCACAGATATGcatggaatatttttattaattgaggtactgaagaaaattagaaacCACAAAATTAGGACCAAGACCCAAAAAGCCTTCCACATTttcatgtgtgtttgtgttacTATGCAAGTTTTTTATGACCTCGCTGTCAAATTCTTAAGTTGGCAAAGGAGATTACTGATAAACGAAAATGGAAGTGGTAATTTGGGGTGATCACGCCTTCTGAACTACAATTAATATTGCATTAGAACAACATCgctaaaataaaatccaaagcTCCACCTGAGAATTCACAGAACTCTTTGGCTCTACACTTACAAACAAGAGCTATTTCTGGATTCAGTGCTCCAAAGAGCAAGGGTAACATTCAAAGAACAAGAATCACTTCATCGTGACTGTTAAATCCGTTGTTACCTTCGCTGCACAAAGGTCTGTTTCATAACTTAACGATATTCCAAACATTTTAATGCACATCCAACATTCGTTAAAATAGAATGTATCTATCTTCGTAGATTTTATAAATAATCACATTCCCCACCATGAAAACTGAAACGGGGTTTCAAAGGAAACGAGTCACCGTATCTCACCGTCCAGTTTGgtaagaaaactttaaaaaaaagacccaCAACAGCGTGAATATACTCGTTGCATCGTAATTCTTAAAACACCAAGTCGACCAACTCCGGATGCCTCGGGGCTCGACGCGCAAGGAGCCCCACGCCGGGAAGGGGAGGGGCGGGCGGTGCGACAGCGCAGCACAAAGCGGCCGAGGCCTCGGTGGCAAGGAGCAATCgaggagcggggctggggagaAGCAGCCCATCGAGTGGTGTCGGAGGCCGGCGGGGAGTTCGCATCCCCACAATGGGCGGCTTCTAACGCACCAGAGGGAGCCGGGTTttaggaaagagaaggaaggcgGGAAAACAGGCCTCAGCGAGGGCCTAAAGCCTTTACCCCCCGTCGCAGGCGGCCCTAGTTTGGGGGAGGAAGGCgcagagaaaaaaagcaccCGGACACAGAAACCCCCTTTCCGCCCCCCTTCCCCCACGCTGCCCCCCGCCTAGGCCCGGGGCTCACATTTTCCGCTGCCGCTCGAACTCcgcttttttctcctcctcctcccgcttCTGCTTCTCGTCCAGGCTGCTGCGCTTGCTCACCGTGCGCCCGAAGATATCGATGCGGTCGGGCGGGGAGGAGGCGCGATCCCGATCCCGGTCGCGGCGGGAGGAGGGGGCCGTGTTGGAGCGGGAGCGGGACCGGGACTCGCGGCGCCGGTTCCGCTTGCTATCCCGGGACTTGGAGCGTTTCCGCGCCCGCTCCTTCTCCCGGGAGCGGGACCGCGATCGGCTCCGGTTCTTCTTGTTGTGCTTGGAGCTCTTGGTGTGCTTGGAGCGGGACGAGCTCCGGCTGCGGGACCGACCCATCCcggcagagcagaggagaggcCGCGCCGGCAACCGCCCGACCACCCCCGCCCCCTTCGCTAGCGGCGCCCGAGAGAGGTGCGAGGAGGCTCTGCGCGCATCAGCACCGCCCGGCCGGGCCCCTCGTCCTCTCCTTTTCCGCCGCTTTGCGCTGCGAGGAGACGGAGCAGGCCCCGAAAGCGGGAGCAAGTCCGGACGCAGGCAAGATGGCGGCCCTGGCAGAGCGGTGACTCTCCTCTTCTGTCCCACAATGCACTGCGCCCGCGTCCCAGCCGTTTGCTTCCCCCTCCCCCGCTACTGCCACCTTCGGCTTCGCGCCGGAGGCGCACGAAAGCGCTCGGTAATATTCGGCAGCCAATAGCAAGCGTCGCTCGCGTAGGAAACACCATCAGGCAGCGCTTGTATTCCGCGCATGCGCGCAGAAGTTGCTGCCGCGGCCGGCGTGTCGGTGTTGTTATTTGTCGCCGGGGAGGTTGAGAGGAATGGGTTAGGCTTTCGAGGGTCAGGATTAGGCTTTCAGGGGTCAAACGGTGGTCTGGAAGCTGCCCCGCTCGGCGGTGTCCCCAGCAGTGGTGCTGGACTTGCCGTGGGCCCGTTTGCCGTTAGTGCGGTGGAGCCGGTCGTGCTTCGGCCCGACCGCGGTGAGGGCGGCATTTTAAAGGCCCCTGGGGAGCGTGTGTGGAGGGTGTGGAGAGGAGCTTCAGAGGGAAAGGTTAGAGGGACTTGAGGGATTTGGAGGCTCTTCCAGCCCAGGACGCCGCCTCAGGAAACGGCCAATAACGGGAAAGGTGTAAGGGCCAGGCCGGTGGATGCTATGCCGCCTGTGGGTGTTTCCCCGCTCTCCCAGGGTAACAAGGTCCCCCTCGGCTGGTTTCCTTGCGATGAATTTACCGGAGGGCTGCAGCTTGCTGAGCAACCCTGCGTCCAGGGCCGTGGTGCCCCACAGAGGAGGAATCACCATACGTTTATTaaatttatttgcttcttttttttcaaactttgaTTATATATTCATTTACATTTCCcaataaattttgaaaattgTTTCTGAGTCCTCTGTTGCTAATGTTACACAATAAATGGCTGCTTTGACAGTACTTAGGGTGAGTTTACCTGTACACGTTCTTGTCCGTCTTTAACAATAGGTATGTAGGCAAAGGAAGCAATTTCAGGTCAGAACAAGAGTATGAACTAGTGATTCAGTAAGCACCCATGCATGAGGTTTTTATCCTAGTTCTGCCgtgtaatcacagaatcaactggatttgaaaagacctcagagatcaccaagtccaacccttggtccaactccagtccatttactagatcatggcactaagtgccatgtccaatctcagtttaaaaacctccagggacggtgagtccactacctccctgggcaggccattccaatgcctgaccactctctctgtagataatttctttctaatatccagcctaaatttcccttgacagagtttaagcccatgcccccttgtcctattgctaactgcctgggagaagagaccaagctTTTATGTCAAAACAAACTTTGTGCCTGATGTTACTCTTAATTTCAGGTGAACTGGGGCAAGCTATAGATAGTTAAGTCTTCTCTCTATTTTCAGTGTAAATTAGCTCCTTGATatcttctacattttttttgccatttttaaaaataggtctGCATTTTTAGTAACTTCTATGAGTACGTTTTGCAAAACATTCCATTAGTCACTGGACAAAATCCAATCTCATCTAAAGGTCTTTTCATCCGATTCTTTTATTTGAcatgtcttatttttcttgatgGAGGACTTTCTTATTATGAAATTCAGACTCACTCTACTTAGtaccaaaaataaatgaaattgaaGCAGGTTTGTGACAGACCACTTTGCAAGGAACAGCAGAGTAATAGACACTGTGAAACCTGCATGGCAGGAATTCCAGAGTTGTGGACCCTGGGCACACTTGTCTCTAGCTCTGGAAAAAATAGTGCAGCAGGTAACTAAGGAAGCTGACAAGCACACCTTTTAGCTCTGAACTGAGTAGCTGAGTTTCCAGCTGGCATAATTTCTACAGCAACTTCACTACAATTGAGTACTGGAGCTTTTGAGTTCACATGATGCAAGAGGTTCTGGTTAAAAGTTCTGTCATAGCTTTAT includes:
- the ARGLU1 gene encoding arginine and glutamate-rich protein 1 isoform X2: MGRSRSRSSSRSKHTKSSKHNKKNRSRSRSRSREKERARKRSKSRDSKRNRRRESRSRSRSNTAPSSRRDRDRDRASSPPDRIDIFGRTVSKRSSLDEKQKREEEEKKAEFERQRKIRQQEIEEKLIEEETARRVEELVAKRVEEELEKRKDEIEREVLRRVEEAKRIMEKQLLEELERQRQAELAAQKAREEEERAKREELERILEENNRKIAEAQAKLAEEQLKIVEEQRKIHEERMKLEQERQRQQKEEQKIILGKGKSRPKLSFSLKSQD
- the ARGLU1 gene encoding arginine and glutamate-rich protein 1 isoform X1, which translates into the protein MGRSRSRSSSRSKHTKSSKHNKKNRSRSRSRSREKERARKRSKSRDSKRNRRRESRSRSRSNTAPSSRRDRDRDRASSPPDRIDIFGRTVSKRSSLDEKQKREEEEKKAEFERQRKIRQQEIEEKLIEEETARRVEELVAKRVEEELEKRKDEIEREVLRRVEEAKRIMEKQLLEELERQRQAELAAQKARERKLARMAAEEHTLQDTGQDSKYSTFNAD